The Hyphomicrobiales bacterium genome has a window encoding:
- a CDS encoding GNAT family N-acetyltransferase: protein MNTKLVVRRIGPAAYAELAPAFAELARHALEPNPHMSPAAVSAATLLVPADEIVVLCAWSSEALDFEQLVGVWAFRREHGWRSGFAGVLAAPLVPVYEVSSLPVLDRDHAAETARALMRYLLASRDLPHVLRLPLLPLDGPCHAMLAEACRQTGSAISFYERWIRPVMILQPGDDMQRYLRRSLGSGYKKRMQQFRAVGKQGALTFRRSRGRAALDALELFLTLEASGWKGEVGTAIACLPADAAYIRRMAELFAAEDTLQMDALLLDGRVLAMGLLVESGDRRHFLKIAYDEAEARHSPGRTLTIAMLQADLAGTPPAFFDSGAGEGVDAGTYVWGERREMANAIIRVGPGRPGAAQAAAFARMWLRRLRAAAKARSVPAPRPPGGR, encoded by the coding sequence TTGAACACGAAACTCGTCGTCAGGCGGATCGGCCCGGCCGCATATGCGGAGCTGGCGCCGGCTTTCGCCGAGCTGGCCCGCCACGCCCTCGAACCCAATCCGCACATGTCTCCCGCCGCCGTCTCGGCCGCGACCCTGCTGGTGCCGGCAGACGAGATCGTCGTGCTCTGCGCCTGGTCCAGCGAGGCGCTCGACTTCGAGCAGTTGGTCGGCGTCTGGGCGTTCCGCCGCGAGCATGGCTGGCGCAGCGGTTTCGCCGGCGTGCTCGCCGCGCCGCTCGTGCCGGTCTACGAGGTCTCGTCCCTGCCGGTGCTCGACCGCGACCACGCGGCCGAAACGGCACGGGCGCTGATGCGATACCTCCTCGCCTCGCGCGACCTGCCGCATGTCCTGAGGCTTCCGCTGCTGCCGCTCGACGGGCCGTGCCATGCCATGCTCGCAGAAGCCTGCCGCCAGACCGGCAGCGCAATCTCGTTCTACGAGCGCTGGATCCGGCCGGTGATGATCCTGCAGCCGGGAGACGACATGCAGCGCTACCTGCGGCGCTCGCTCGGCTCCGGCTACAAGAAGCGGATGCAGCAGTTCCGGGCCGTCGGAAAGCAGGGCGCCCTGACGTTCCGCCGCAGCCGTGGCCGCGCTGCGCTGGATGCGCTCGAGCTCTTCCTGACTCTCGAAGCCTCGGGCTGGAAGGGCGAGGTTGGAACGGCGATCGCCTGCCTGCCGGCCGACGCCGCCTATATCCGGCGGATGGCCGAACTCTTCGCGGCCGAGGACACGCTGCAGATGGACGCCCTGCTGCTCGACGGCCGGGTGCTCGCGATGGGCCTGCTGGTCGAGAGCGGCGACCGTCGCCATTTCCTCAAGATCGCCTATGACGAGGCCGAGGCACGCCATTCCCCCGGCCGTACCCTGACCATCGCCATGCTGCAGGCCGATCTCGCCGGCACGCCGCCGGCCTTCTTCGACAGCGGCGCCGGCGAAGGCGTCGACGCCGGCACCTATGTCTGGGGCGAGCGCCGCGAGATGGCCAATGCGATCATCCGCGTCGGCCCCGGCCGCCCAGGCGCGGCGCAGGCTGCCGCTTTCGCCCGGATGTGGCTGCGGCGCCTGCGTGCGGCGGCGAAGGCGCGCTCCGTGCCGGCGCCACGCCCGCCGGGTGGGCGTTAG
- a CDS encoding Type III secretion protein, with amino-acid sequence MSGTQPPRIAVALEYDGQGAPRVTAKGRGELAERIVETGREHGVSVEQNAILAQALSTVALDDEIPEELYRATAQVIAFVLSLRGELSRLNRNGHRP; translated from the coding sequence ATGAGCGGGACACAGCCACCCCGCATCGCCGTCGCGCTCGAATATGACGGGCAAGGCGCACCGCGCGTCACCGCCAAGGGGCGCGGCGAGCTGGCCGAGCGCATCGTCGAGACCGGGCGCGAGCATGGCGTCTCCGTCGAGCAGAACGCCATCCTGGCCCAGGCCCTCTCGACCGTCGCGCTTGACGACGAGATCCCGGAAGAGCTCTACCGCGCGACGGCACAGGTCATCGCCTTCGTCCTGTCGCTGCGCGGCGAACTGAGCCGGCTGAACCGGAACGGCCATCGACCTTGA
- the mog gene encoding molybdopterin adenylyltransferase: MSTAALIGIVTVSDRASAGVYADEGGPAIRDYMAKVLTSPWEAVERIIPDDRSLIADTLIELSDRVGCCLVVTTGGTGPAPRDVTPEATEDVVEKPMPGFGELMRQVSLAKVPTAILSRQTAGIRGKTLIVNLPGRPRAIAECLDAVMPAIPYCIDLIEGPYLETDPAVIAAFRPKK; the protein is encoded by the coding sequence ATGAGCACAGCCGCCCTGATTGGGATTGTCACGGTCTCGGACCGAGCCTCGGCCGGCGTCTACGCCGACGAGGGTGGCCCCGCGATCCGCGACTACATGGCAAAGGTGCTGACGTCGCCCTGGGAGGCGGTCGAGCGCATCATCCCCGACGATCGCAGCCTGATCGCCGACACGCTGATCGAGCTGTCCGACCGGGTCGGCTGCTGCCTCGTCGTCACCACCGGCGGAACCGGCCCCGCTCCACGCGACGTCACGCCGGAAGCGACCGAGGATGTCGTCGAAAAGCCGATGCCCGGCTTCGGCGAGCTGATGCGTCAGGTCAGCCTCGCCAAGGTTCCCACCGCGATCCTCTCGCGCCAGACGGCCGGCATCCGCGGCAAGACTCTGATCGTCAACCTGCCCGGGCGCCCCCGCGCCATCGCCGAGTGCCTCGACGCGGTCATGCCGGCGATCCCCTATTGCATCGACCTGATCGAAGGGCCCTATCTCGAAACCGATCCGGCCGTGATCGCGGCATTTCGGCCGAAGAAGTAG
- a CDS encoding Flagellar hook-length control protein fliK, with amino-acid sequence MNLAQLVKSQNFATLLQALDAAGELTAGRTVQAKLISVEADGSATAAIGDSKVALILNGPQARQAALQPGSTLLLRLDPPEQPGGDLRATLVELRPPAAVTQPAAPTPDARPDASALAGNTLARATAAAAPLTASPAQTSPSVSTVAPVRPMPATAAAISAQPGALPSPVAANPITPGPAAARAMAGPLLGAALQKQDSLAPLFANLRGLAEGSIALSLPKALLPAIDRVLAQSVMADRHPVTGQSLKEAFQGSGLFMEAHKAAGEAPPRQGDLKAHLQALREILVPIVEALSPEPKANRQERAAALQAGLPADAAPGAGTDPGSRATPPRRDGPLLPQAAAEPSLAPGEKPFVIAETLLNQTEAALDRIKLTQYASLPLENARQDAPQPTQRWLAEIPLAFQHGTAMLPLQVEHEAPRRTIAGVSPPLWRIRFALDVEPMGPLQGVVTLQGRDVGVTLWAEREETSQALRGAAPGLETALLHADFASGAVDIHTGQPRVMQPTAGQFLDRLS; translated from the coding sequence ATGAACCTCGCCCAGCTCGTCAAGAGCCAGAATTTCGCCACTCTGCTGCAGGCCCTCGATGCAGCCGGAGAGCTGACGGCCGGGCGGACGGTGCAGGCGAAGCTCATCTCCGTCGAAGCGGATGGCAGCGCCACGGCCGCGATCGGCGACAGCAAGGTCGCGCTCATTCTCAACGGCCCGCAGGCCAGACAGGCCGCCCTTCAGCCCGGCTCCACCCTGCTGCTGCGGCTCGACCCGCCCGAGCAGCCGGGCGGCGACCTGCGCGCCACATTGGTCGAGCTGCGCCCGCCGGCGGCGGTCACGCAACCCGCTGCCCCCACACCGGATGCCCGGCCCGACGCCTCGGCGCTGGCGGGCAACACGCTTGCGCGGGCGACCGCAGCCGCAGCGCCCCTGACCGCCTCCCCGGCACAGACTTCCCCCTCAGTCTCCACTGTTGCGCCGGTACGTCCCATGCCAGCTACGGCGGCGGCGATTTCCGCTCAACCGGGAGCACTTCCTTCGCCGGTCGCGGCCAACCCGATCACGCCCGGCCCGGCCGCCGCGCGCGCCATGGCAGGGCCTCTTCTCGGCGCCGCGCTGCAGAAGCAGGACAGTCTCGCGCCGCTCTTCGCCAATCTGCGCGGCCTGGCCGAGGGCTCCATCGCGCTGTCCCTGCCCAAGGCTCTGCTTCCCGCCATCGATCGCGTGCTGGCCCAATCCGTCATGGCAGACCGTCATCCGGTCACGGGGCAGAGCCTGAAGGAAGCGTTCCAGGGCTCGGGCCTGTTCATGGAAGCCCACAAGGCGGCCGGCGAAGCGCCTCCGCGGCAGGGCGATCTCAAGGCCCATCTGCAGGCGCTGCGGGAGATTCTGGTCCCGATCGTGGAAGCGCTGTCGCCGGAGCCGAAAGCGAACCGCCAGGAACGCGCCGCCGCGCTTCAGGCCGGGCTGCCGGCAGATGCCGCGCCGGGCGCCGGGACCGACCCCGGCAGCCGCGCCACACCGCCGCGCCGCGACGGCCCGCTCCTGCCGCAGGCCGCCGCCGAACCGTCGCTCGCACCCGGCGAGAAACCCTTCGTCATCGCCGAAACCCTGCTCAACCAGACCGAGGCCGCTCTCGACCGGATCAAGCTGACGCAATACGCCTCGCTGCCGCTGGAGAATGCCCGTCAGGACGCCCCGCAACCGACGCAGCGCTGGCTCGCCGAAATCCCCCTCGCCTTCCAGCACGGCACGGCCATGCTGCCCCTGCAGGTGGAGCACGAGGCGCCACGCCGGACCATCGCGGGCGTGAGCCCGCCGCTCTGGCGCATCCGCTTCGCCCTCGACGTCGAGCCGATGGGACCGCTGCAAGGCGTGGTGACCCTGCAGGGTCGCGATGTCGGCGTGACACTCTGGGCGGAGCGCGAGGAGACAAGCCAGGCCTTGCGCGGTGCGGCTCCCGGCCTCGAAACCGCATTGCTTCACGCCGATTTCGCCAGCGGCGCCGTCGATATCCACACCGGCCAGCCCCGCGTGATGCAGCCGACGGCCGGCCAGTTCCTGGATCGTCTGTCATGA
- a CDS encoding conserved hypothetical protein (Evidence 4 : Unknown function but conserved in other organisms): MPALTSRATIELRLSDGAQLFNTLDPFPFREGDIAAEADEYIVDWARDLPKDAPIAIVVHLENPDGSSRQTPDLPIAIRNWFSGRAEAETKALRELFRDGRLAFAIGFAGLAACLFFSWLLTQAYEGPFARVFQESLIIIGWVVIWRPAEMFLYDWVPILRRRKLYRRLAEAKVEVRYSGS; encoded by the coding sequence ATGCCAGCGTTGACCAGCAGAGCGACGATCGAACTCAGACTGAGCGACGGCGCCCAACTCTTCAACACGCTCGACCCTTTCCCGTTCAGGGAGGGCGACATCGCGGCGGAGGCCGACGAATATATCGTCGATTGGGCTCGCGACCTGCCCAAGGATGCTCCGATCGCGATCGTCGTCCACCTTGAGAATCCCGATGGCTCCAGCCGACAGACCCCCGATCTTCCCATAGCGATCCGCAACTGGTTTTCCGGAAGGGCGGAGGCCGAAACCAAGGCTCTGCGCGAGCTGTTTCGGGACGGGCGCCTGGCTTTCGCCATCGGCTTCGCCGGGCTCGCCGCCTGCCTGTTTTTCAGCTGGCTGCTGACGCAAGCCTATGAAGGCCCCTTCGCGCGGGTCTTCCAGGAGAGCTTGATCATCATCGGCTGGGTCGTGATCTGGCGCCCGGCCGAGATGTTTCTCTACGACTGGGTGCCGATCCTGCGCCGCCGGAAGCTCTACCGCCGCCTCGCGGAAGCGAAGGTCGAGGTGCGGTATTCGGGAAGCTGA
- a CDS encoding conserved exported hypothetical protein (Evidence 4 : Unknown function but conserved in other organisms): MRRAAALACLLAAATLLPVQAEAARFRLGGRSSPAPAAKASRSVVVVPGIAGTSRAQAAETATAPQRVPFPPSSTPRDESPPLRLTSTESAQKPWCRSEVVVGGFCVLN, from the coding sequence ATGCGCCGCGCCGCCGCCCTCGCCTGCCTGCTCGCCGCCGCCACCCTCCTGCCCGTTCAAGCCGAAGCGGCCCGTTTTCGGCTCGGCGGCCGCAGCAGCCCCGCGCCCGCGGCCAAGGCCAGCCGGAGCGTAGTCGTCGTTCCCGGCATCGCCGGCACGAGCCGCGCCCAGGCCGCGGAGACGGCGACCGCCCCTCAACGCGTCCCCTTCCCGCCGTCGAGCACGCCGCGCGACGAGTCTCCCCCGCTGCGCCTGACATCGACCGAAAGCGCCCAGAAACCCTGGTGCCGCAGCGAAGTCGTGGTGGGCGGCTTCTGCGTCCTGAACTGA
- a CDS encoding Glutathione peroxidase produces the protein MSMSRREWVAGAAGMVAAPLASLRASAQAAAGGHAFGFDRPGGARLPLADYHGRPILVVNTATRCGYAGQMATLEQLWQRYRSRGMMLIAVPSNDFGGQEPLEGAAIAEAARQSHGATYAFVEKTAVRGPEAHPFYRWAAAERPAETPRWNFHKYLIGRDGALIGGYPSATDPLSPQLVQAIGRELQAG, from the coding sequence ATGAGCATGTCACGCCGGGAATGGGTCGCTGGAGCCGCCGGCATGGTTGCCGCACCCCTGGCTTCGCTTCGGGCATCGGCGCAGGCGGCCGCAGGCGGCCATGCCTTCGGTTTCGACCGGCCCGGTGGCGCGCGCCTGCCGCTCGCTGACTATCACGGCCGACCGATCCTGGTGGTCAATACCGCGACCCGCTGCGGCTATGCCGGCCAGATGGCGACGCTGGAACAGCTGTGGCAGCGCTACCGGTCGCGCGGAATGATGTTGATCGCCGTGCCGAGCAACGATTTCGGCGGGCAGGAGCCGCTGGAGGGCGCGGCCATTGCCGAGGCGGCCCGGCAGAGCCATGGCGCGACCTATGCCTTCGTCGAGAAGACGGCGGTTCGCGGGCCGGAGGCGCATCCCTTCTATCGCTGGGCCGCCGCGGAACGCCCGGCCGAGACGCCGCGCTGGAACTTCCACAAATACCTGATCGGCCGCGACGGCGCGCTAATCGGCGGCTATCCCTCCGCGACCGACCCCCTCTCGCCGCAACTGGTCCAGGCGATCGGGCGGGAGCTTCAGGCGGGGTGA
- a CDS encoding L-ascorbate metabolism protein UlaG, beta-lactamase superfamily: protein MNLSRTVGLFAFVAAVFGLAHGPASAQSNEPGCRPEMASHRLPIQRVQLAKGEVRLTFVGHATFLIETPGGVKIATDYNDYVRPPVTPDIATMNKAHSTHNSRRPDPAIKQVLPGWDPSGQGAAKHDVTLGDVRVRNVPTNIRSYEGGTDFDGNSIFIFEIGDLCIAHLGHLHHPLEPGHLRALGRVDIVLFPVDGSYTLDQEGMLEVLKTVQARVMIPMHFFGGGTLKRFLARTQDLWPVERRDQPAIALSKATLPAKPTMIVLPGH, encoded by the coding sequence ATGAATTTGTCGCGCACCGTCGGGCTATTCGCTTTCGTCGCCGCAGTGTTCGGCCTTGCTCATGGGCCGGCCAGCGCCCAGTCGAACGAGCCCGGCTGCCGGCCGGAAATGGCGAGCCATCGCCTGCCGATCCAGCGGGTTCAGCTCGCGAAGGGCGAGGTGCGCCTCACCTTCGTCGGCCATGCCACCTTCCTGATCGAGACGCCGGGCGGCGTGAAGATCGCGACCGACTATAACGACTATGTCCGCCCGCCGGTGACGCCCGACATCGCCACGATGAACAAGGCGCATTCGACGCATAATTCCCGCCGGCCAGATCCCGCCATCAAGCAGGTTCTGCCCGGCTGGGATCCGAGCGGACAGGGCGCGGCCAAACATGACGTCACGCTGGGCGACGTCCGCGTCCGCAACGTTCCGACCAATATCCGCAGCTATGAGGGTGGCACCGACTTCGACGGCAACTCGATCTTCATCTTCGAGATCGGCGATCTCTGCATCGCCCATCTCGGCCATCTGCATCATCCTCTGGAACCCGGCCATCTGCGTGCGCTCGGGCGGGTCGACATCGTGCTCTTCCCGGTCGACGGCAGCTATACGCTCGACCAGGAAGGCATGCTGGAGGTGCTGAAGACCGTTCAGGCGCGAGTGATGATCCCGATGCACTTCTTCGGCGGCGGCACGCTGAAGCGCTTCCTCGCCCGGACGCAGGATCTCTGGCCGGTCGAGCGACGCGACCAGCCGGCGATCGCGCTGAGCAAGGCGACCCTGCCGGCCAAGCCCACCATGATCGTCCTGCCGGGGCATTGA
- a CDS encoding Aryl-alcohol dehydrogenase-like predicted oxidoreductase, which translates to MDYRRLGRSGLKVSPLCLGTMMFGGQTDEAISRRIVDKAREAGINFIDTADVYNEGASEEITGRAIAANRHDWVLATKVANVMGPGPMNGGLSRRWVLRACEDSLRRLGTGTIDIYYLHKEDHETPLEETVHAIADLVRQGKIRHFGVSNYRAWRLAEICRLCDDLGIDRPVVSQPYYNAMNRMPEVEHLPACGYFGLGVASYSPLARGVLTAKYAPGQQPAEGTRAGRGDRRMMQAEWREESLVIAQTIKEHAASKGLTPIQFAVRWVLNNRFVTAAIAGPRTVEQWEAYLAALEARFDVEDEALVDRLVPAGHPSTPGYSDPAYPLEGRLSRV; encoded by the coding sequence ATGGATTATCGCCGCCTCGGCCGCTCCGGCCTCAAGGTCTCGCCGCTGTGCCTCGGCACGATGATGTTCGGCGGCCAGACGGATGAGGCGATCTCGCGCCGGATCGTCGACAAGGCTCGCGAGGCCGGCATCAACTTCATCGACACGGCCGACGTCTACAACGAGGGGGCGTCGGAGGAGATCACCGGCCGGGCCATCGCCGCCAACCGCCATGACTGGGTGCTGGCGACCAAGGTCGCGAACGTCATGGGGCCGGGACCGATGAATGGCGGCCTGTCGCGCCGCTGGGTGCTGCGGGCCTGCGAGGACAGCCTGCGCCGGCTCGGAACCGGGACGATCGACATCTACTACCTCCACAAGGAGGACCATGAGACGCCGCTCGAGGAGACGGTGCACGCGATCGCCGACCTCGTCCGCCAGGGCAAGATCCGGCATTTCGGCGTCTCGAACTACCGCGCCTGGCGTCTCGCCGAGATCTGCCGGCTCTGCGACGATCTCGGCATCGACCGGCCGGTGGTCAGCCAGCCCTACTACAACGCGATGAACCGGATGCCGGAGGTCGAGCACCTGCCGGCCTGCGGGTATTTCGGGCTGGGCGTGGCCTCTTACTCGCCGCTGGCGCGCGGCGTGCTGACGGCAAAATACGCGCCCGGCCAGCAGCCGGCCGAGGGAACGCGCGCAGGCCGTGGCGACCGCCGCATGATGCAGGCCGAATGGCGCGAGGAGAGCCTGGTCATCGCCCAGACGATCAAGGAGCATGCCGCGAGCAAGGGGCTGACGCCGATCCAGTTCGCGGTGCGCTGGGTGCTGAACAACCGCTTCGTGACGGCGGCGATCGCCGGACCGCGGACTGTCGAGCAGTGGGAAGCCTATCTGGCGGCGCTGGAGGCGCGCTTCGACGTCGAGGACGAGGCGCTGGTCGATCGGCTCGTCCCGGCGGGCCATCCCTCGACGCCGGGCTATTCCGACCCGGCCTATCCGCTGGAGGGACGCCTCAGCCGCGTCTGA